The following coding sequences are from one Bufo bufo chromosome 2, aBufBuf1.1, whole genome shotgun sequence window:
- the FASTKD5 gene encoding FAST kinase domain-containing protein 5, mitochondrial — protein MATALCRGLPGGVFRAATFSSFSRWSSTKTPEKLRRITVQLSSYFKKVDGNAGDLQDLDKPSGFSTTVIDVKKGRPERYYKLPYPKKNKKLALPPRTWDKPSEKFAKTYRKTKNENIYDDVESYDTMADPRGFQQSRPEYKSLCFNPEHTVNVSLEESETLLEAVACNGNLAPAEISNFLEKLSGLPEDHIGGLKSNKQFEKLCSNSMEALQLYTHGDLIRILGAFVRLKIPTSHPVLKAYEKEFSRRVWHLSTNELLLVADMWRCLSFSVPKFLDIMYSYMHLRCMDLNLAQAIQLIYIIGEGRRATEELMEKLEAVVLRYLQSINLEEIGTVCLGFFKTGHGLSEYLMRKFGDMIVENIDDISNYSLVNVLKMFRFTRVDHLDFFRQVGQVSRKRIPDMGIQGIMHVTLSFASMHILDEDLMNTVASVIPDRVSYCRSKDIAKLLWSFGILMYNPPNADVFYSALINEIYKNLQEFLNFPEHFLTCLMALAFCQRFPLDLIKVALSEEFLIQSTKISMFELKKDLFTIAGSVEIECPEYAGETISPQLRQEVTEMLVCLSNQDIYVKEEALEAASMLEILLGGPEFVKHHMILPHSRSKDLEVHFDSNNKPIPINLEILKVAQSKKKPIGVHITDDIMSQLLNRNLNQTCDSTQNGPKTGSRPKTAEITKDLLSQLTVGRKRNKKPETEVIKLAIQVTNRNHYCYGQKWLLGLHAMKRRQLQKLGYVVVELPYWEWYPLAKCSQSEKLSYLHYKVYDSLDCGR, from the coding sequence ATGGCTACTGCACTATGTCGAGGACTGCCAGGAGGAGTTTTCCGTGCAGCCACCTTTTCATCCTTTTCCAGATGGTCGAGCACTAAAACTCCAGAAAAACTTAGGAGAATTACCGTTCAGCTTTCATCTTATTTCAAGAAAGTAGACGGCAATGCCGGAGACCTTCAAGATCTCGATAAACCTTCAGGATTTTCCACAACAGTCATTGATGTCAAGAAGGGACGGCCAGAACGTTACTACAAGCTGCCATACCCTAAGAAGAATAAAAAGCTTGCGTTGCCTCCACGTACTTGGGATAAGCCTTCAGAGAAATTTGCAAAGACCTATAGAAAAACCAAAAACGAAAATATATATGATGATGTAGAATCTTACGATACAATGGCCGATCCAAGAGGCTTCCAACAAAGTAGACCGGAGTATAAATCTCTGTGCTTCAACCCTGAACATACTGTGAATGTTTCCCTGGAGGAAAGTGAGACCCTTCTAGAGGCGGTGGCTTGTAATGGTAATCTAGCTCCTGCAGAAATTTCTAATTTTTTGGAGAAACTAAGTGGTCTACCTGAAGACCACATTGGTGGACTAAAATCAAATAAACAATTTGAAAAATTATGTAGCAACAGCATGGAAGCCCTTCAGCTCTACACCCACGGAGACCTTATCCGTATCCTTGGCGCCTTTGTCCGACTCAAAATTCCCACAAGCCACCCCGTACTCAAAGCTTATGAAAAAGAGTTTAGTCGTCGGGTGTGGCACCTATCCACCAATGAGCTGCtactggtggcggatatgtggcgATGCCTGTCATTCAGTGTCCCTAAATTCTTGGACATAATGTACAGTTATATGCACTTACGTTGTATGGACCTAAATTTGGCACAGGCCATCCAATTAATATACATAATCGGTGAAGGAAGACGTGCCACCGAAGAGCTCATGGAGAAACTTGAGGCGGTGGTATTGAGATATCTCCAGAGCATCAACCTCGAAGAAATTGGTACGGTTTGTCTTGGCTTTTTTAAGACCGGTCATGGACTATCAGAGTACCTAATGAGAAAGTTCGGTGATATGATCGTAGAAAACATAGACGACATAAGCAACTACTCTTTGGTGAACGTCCTTAAGATGTTCCGGTTCACCCGTGTTGACCATCTAGACTTTTTTAGGCAGGTTGGACAGGTGtctcgtaaacgtatacctgacaTGGGAATTCAGGGTATCATGCATGTTACCCTTTCCTTCGCCTCGATGCATATTCTAGATGAAGACCTCATGAATACGGTAGCTTCAGTTATTCCAGATCGTGTATCTTACTGTAGGAGCAAAGACATTGCCAAGCTGCTATGGTCGTTTGGTATTCTGATGTATAACCCACCAAACGCCGATGTTTTTTACTCTGCCTTAATCAATGAAATCTATAAGAATCTCCAGGAATTTCTGAACTTTCCTGAACACTTCTTGACTTGTCTGATGGCCCTGGCTTTCTGTCAGAGGTTCCCATTAGATCTAATTAAGGTGGCCTTAAGTGAAGAATTTCTCATCCAGTCTACTAAAATAAGCATGTTTGAACTTAAGAAGGATCTCTTCACTATAGCGGGCAGTGTTGAGATCGAATGCCCTGAGTACGCCGGAGAAACCATTTCCCCCCAGCTTCGGCAAGAAGTAACAGAAATGCTCGTCTGTTTGTCCAACCAGGACATATACGTGAAGGAGGAGGCCCTCGAAGCTGCCTCGATGTTAGAAATCTTGTTGGGAGGACCAGAGTTTGTAAAGCACCACATGATCTTGCCTCATAGTAGATCAAAAGATCTGGAGGTCCACTTTGATTCTAACAACAAGCCCATCCCAATAAATTTAGAGATTCTTAAAGTGGCGCAATCTAAGAAGAAGCCCATCGGTGTTCACATCACCGATGATATCATGAGTCAGTTACTGAATAGAAACTTGAACCAAACTTGTGATAGTACCCAGAATGGTCCAAAGACTGGTTCCAGACCTAAGACTGCTGAAATCACCAAAGACCTGCTGTCCCAGTTGACCGTGGGACGGAAACGTAATAAGAAACCTGAAACTGAGGTTATTAAGCTGGCCATTCAGGTTACTAACCGGAATCACTATTGTTATGGCCAGAAATGGCTCTTGGGTCTCCATGCCATGAAAAGGAGGCAGCTGCAGAAGTTGGGTTATGTGGTGGTCGAGCTGCCTTACTGGGAGTGGTATCCCCTCGCGAAATGTTCCCAGTCAGAAAAACTTTCCTATCTGCATTACAAAGTGTACGATTCTCTGGACTGCGGGAGGTGA